Part of the Fundidesulfovibrio magnetotacticus genome, ATTCCTTGTTCATCGTCGCTTGCGACGATGGCAGTCCGCCGGGATAAGCGCTGCTTTGAGCGCGTTCCCGGCGGGTGTCTGCTGCCGTGCGGGCGTCCGGAAACTGGCCGCTCCGGTCACACAGGCCTACCCGGTGAAACCCGCGAAGCAAAAAGGGGTTCCAAAGGGCGTAGCCCTTTGGCCGCCGGAGGCTTCTTCCTCCGACGGCCATGGGCGCGCGGGCTAGAAGAGGGTGCGGGGGGTCTGGGCGGCCTGGACTTCGCCGGTGCGCGCGATGACCAGGTCCTCCACGGGGACGTTGTTGCCCGCCAGGGCGGCGGCCTGCCGGACGAGGTGCGAGAGGCCTGTGCAGCAGGGCACTTCCATGCGCAGCACCTGGACCTTTTTGACGCCCGAGTGGCGCATCATCTGCGCGAGTTTCTGGATGTAGGGGTCGGGGTCGTCGAACTTGGGACAGGCGATGAGCACGACCTTTCCGGCCATGCGGGCGTGGAAGTCGGGCAGCGCGACGGGCGCGCAGTCGGCGGCGACGATCACTTCCGCGCCGCGCAGGAAGGGGGCGTCGGCGGGCACGAGGCGCAGCTTCACGGGCCAGTGGCCGAGGTTGGATTCGACGGGGGCGTGGCTGTGGGCGGGCTGGGCCTTGGGGCTCAGGGTGGCGGCGCGCGAGCCGGGGCAGCCGCCGTGGGGCTTGAGGGTGGTCACGTTGGCGCCGGGGCAGCCGCAGCCCATGGCGGGCGCGGGGGCGGCTTCGGCCTGCTTCATGGTTTCGAGCTCGTGGTGCACGGCGTCTTCATCGAACTCGTCGGCCACGCGCTCGATGATCTTGAGCGCGCCCATGGGGCAGTGGCCGAGGCATGCGCCAAGGCCGTCGCAGAGCTTGTCGGCCTTGAGCCTGGCCTTGCCGTCCACGATGCTGATGGCGCCTTCGGCGCAGTTGGGCAGGCACTCTCCGCAACCGTTGCAGAGTTCTTCGTCTATTTCCACGATCTTGCGGGTGGTCTTCATGGTGTTCCTCCGGGGCGTGTTGGGCAGACAATAGCGACGCGGGCGTCCGATGCCTGTGACGTGCGTCACAGGGAGCCGGAAGAGTCGAAGATTTTTCAGCCCCAGAGGCCCAGGGCCAGGAGCAGCACGCGCACGCCCAGGACGGCAAGGCCCCAGGCGAGCAACCGCACGATGGCGCTGCCGCCCAGGCGTTCGGAGAGGCGCGCGCCGATCTGCGCGCCCAGGATGACGCCCACGGCCAGGGCGGCGGTGCGGTGCGCGCCGTGGTGGAAGGCCCCGGTGAGCACCAGGGTGGTGACGCCGCACAGCGACATGGCGGCCAGGACGCAGTGGGAGGTGGCGGTGGCCACGTGCACGGGGAAACGGAGCAGGTAGACCATGAGGGGCACGTGGATGATGCCCCCGCCGATGCCCAGGAAGCTGGAGAGG contains:
- a CDS encoding ATP-binding protein translates to MKTTRKIVEIDEELCNGCGECLPNCAEGAISIVDGKARLKADKLCDGLGACLGHCPMGALKIIERVADEFDEDAVHHELETMKQAEAAPAPAMGCGCPGANVTTLKPHGGCPGSRAATLSPKAQPAHSHAPVESNLGHWPVKLRLVPADAPFLRGAEVIVAADCAPVALPDFHARMAGKVVLIACPKFDDPDPYIQKLAQMMRHSGVKKVQVLRMEVPCCTGLSHLVRQAAALAGNNVPVEDLVIARTGEVQAAQTPRTLF